The following is a genomic window from Leclercia sp. AS011.
CTAATTTCCATACGGGGTGGTGAAGAAGTAGACAGAGTATGCGCAAACGTTATCGTGAATGCGCAATTTGATAACATTTTCAGGACTCGCCAGGAATTTCGAACGGACCGCCCTGCTGGATCGCCCGCTGCCAGGCCGGACGCATTTCGACGTTTTTCATCCAGCTCTGCAGGTGAGGAAGATCCTCGATACCGCCACGTTTCAGCAGGGCAAACACCGGGAAGCTCATCTGCACATCCGCCATGCTGAGGCTATCCCCGGCAAACCAGCGGTGATCCTTCAGCCAGGACTCGAGAAAACGGGCGTGAGTTTCCAGCTGTTTGTTGAGATAGGCCTTCTGCACCCCCTGCCCCAGCACTTTGCCCAGCGAGCGCAGGCCAAACGGGATCGGCGGTTTACCGAGGCTGGAGAAGACCAGCTTCATCAGCAGCAGCGGCATCAGGGAGCCTTCGGCGTAGTGGAGCCAGAAACGGTAGTGCAGTTTCATCTCGCGATCCTGCGGCTTAAGCTGCGACCCGGGATCGTAGGTCTCCTGCAGGTATTCGAGGATAGCCCCCGACTCCGCGAGGATCAGGCCGTTATCCTCCAGCACCGGGGATTTGCCCAGCGGGTGGACTTTGCGCAACGCGGCGGGGGCCATCATGGTCTTATCCCGCTGATAACGTTCAATCTGATAGGGCAGTGAGAGCTCTTCCAGCGCCCAGAGCACGCGCTGGGATCGGGACTGGTTGAGGTGGTGGACCTTAATCATGGTCATCTCCAGTTGGGCTTATCCACTAACTATAGAAAATTGCACAACCTGGCGAAAAAATTTCGCCGAGTTTTTGTACAGGCGCGCTGGAAAACCCGGGCTCCCGGCCTAGACTTAAATTGTCAGCACAAACCGGAACCTCCAAAGCATGCTCGACTGAGGGGTGTTGATGTCGGGGGAAACCCTCCTGTGAACCAGCGGGATAGAGAGAAAGACAAAGACCGGGAATAAACTAAAGCGCCCTCTGTGGCGCTTTAGTTTTTACTGCGTCTGGCTAATCCTCTTCCAGCAGCCGCGCGCCGGTGCCCTGCTCGCCCAGTCTGTCGCCAGGGTTACGCAGCGGGCAGTCGCTGCGCGACAGGCAACCGCAGCCGATGCAGCCGTCAAGCTCATCGCGCAGCGCCTCCAGGGTATGAATGCGCCGATCCAGCTCGTCGCGCCACTGGGAGGATAACGCCTTCCACTCCTTTGCACTCAGGGTATGCCCCTCCGGCAGGATGCCGAACGCCTCGCCAATGGTGGCCAGCGGGATGCCAATGCGTTGGGCAATCTTAATGATCGCCACGTAGCGCAGCACGTCACGGGTATAACGCCGCTGGTTGCCGGTGTTGCGAATACTCTTAATTAACCCTTTGCTTTCATAAAAATGCAGGGCTGACACCGCCACGCCGCTACGCCTGGCCACCTCGCCCGGGGTCAGCAGCGGTTTTATCCGCGGTAATTTCTTTTCCATAAAACCTCTTTACCTCAAGTTAACTTGAGGAATTATACTCGCCCGCAGACAAAACGACGAATCTACAGACACAGGTGTACCCAGAGGGAGGCTGCTTTATGTCGCATCAACAAATTATTCAGACACTTATTGAATGGATGGATGACCATATCGATCAACCCTTGAGTATCGATGTGGTGGCGAAAAAGTCAGGTTATTCGAAGTGGTATTTGCAGAGGATGTTCCGCGCCGTCACGCACCAGACGCTGGGCGAATACATTCGTCAGCGCCGGTTATTGTTGGCCGCCCAGGCGCTGCGCACGACCCAGCGACCTATTTTTGATATCGCCATGGATCTGGGCTATGTCTCTCAGCAGACCTTTTCCCGCGTATTCCGCCGCGAGTTTGATCGCACCCCCAGCGACTACCGTCATCAGCTGAATTAGTGGCTGTGGGCGAGTGATGCCGCGACAGGCTGTTGCTGCCAGGTCATGAAATCCTGCGGCGACATGGCCTTCGCAAAGTGCCAGCCCTGGCAATACTGCACGCCGCGCTTGTTTAACCAGGTGACCTGTTCCGCCGTTTCCACCCCTTCGGCGATGGTTTTTAAGCGTAGGCTCTGGGCCATTTCGATAATGTGCTCGACGATCAGGTGGCTGGTGCTGTTGGTGGTCAGCGTATCAATAAAGGATTTATCGATTTTCAGGATATCGACGTTCAGGGAGTAGAGGTTGTGCAGGTTGGAATAGCCGGTACCAAAATCATCGATCGCCACTTCATAACCTGCCTGACGGAACGCCTGAATCACCGGCGTCGTTTTCGGCACGTCGATAAACCCGCGCTCGGTCACTTCGATTTTAATCTGCTGGGCCCGAACGTTGTAGTGGCGGGCCTTATCGGTGATCATCGCAATCAGGCGTGAAGAGTGGAAGTCGGTCGCCGACAGGTTAATGGAGATATAGATATGCGGATTGCAGGCCAGGAAAGGGCCCAAATCGCTGAAGACTTCTTCCACCACGTAGTCGGTAATGCGCTCGCTCATGCCCTCTTCTTCTGCCAGCGGGATAAATTCTACCGGACTCATCACCGGGCCGTTAAATCCAGGCCATCGCAACAGCGCCTCAGCCCCGACACAGACGTTGCTTTTAATATCAATAATTGGCTGGTAGTGCAGGCAAAGCTGTCTTTTATTTAATGCCCGATGCAATAAACGCCCCGGGGAATTAAATTCCCGTCGCGTTCGCGACCACATCAGTAAAATAATAATGCTGCTAATCATTCCCAGCGGCAGGGTTAATGTTGCCTGATGATAGAGCACTTCATAAAAACGCTGGTTGGTCGTTGAAACAATAGCGGCAATGGGGCGCTTGTCCGAGCGAACAATAGTATAAAAGCGGCCTTCGTTCTGGAAGGCGAGAGTGTTATCACCAATCAGCGTTTTTAATTCATTTTGATTCGCCTGTTCGCTGACGGAAAAAAAGGCGTTGGTCACCGTATCAAATACACCCCATGCCAGAGAGCGATCCGAAGACATGACCTCGCTATAGGTCAGGGGGTTCACCACCACCACATAATGCCCTAATTGCATATACGTCATCTTATATCCCGCATAAAAGGGCGTATCGCGGTAATAATAGATAGAGACGTCAGGCTGGCGTTGGTAATTGGCGGCGGAAATTGTATAAGGGGTATCGGGGGTGCCCGTCGTGGAGCAGAGGAATTCACGGCCATCAGCATAGAGCAGGTCGGCAATGTAAAGCCGGCCCCGCACGATATTTAACATATCCTGTCGGTGTGCTGGCGTGCAAATATCGCCCGAATACTGTTCAGCCGCATGACGTGCCAGCTCCACCTGTTGAATAACCAGTTCAGTTTTATCTAAAGCGAGTTGAGCAAAGGAGCTGAGTTGGCTGCGTGTTTCGTTAACCGCGCGTTGCTGGGCAAACCATAGCGCAAGCATCACAGGTAGCGAAACTACCATGATAACCCCGACTATACTCAGCACCTTGTCCCGTGCGCTACGATTCATTTCCGCCCTATATCCCTGCTTTTTATGTGCCTGTAATCATGAAGGCCGGATGCTTTGCTAAACAGGTGATTACGTTGCATGAATCATGCGAAGTTAGCAACTGACTTTTAACACCAATAACCTAATATTTGGTTATGCCGATAATATTTGTCCGTAAGCCAAACTGAAAGTATTCGTTTGCTGTTTATTAAGTAAAATAAATACTCGTTTAGAAAGCCAGGCACCCGGATTACGCAACAGAATGTCGTCGATTAAGTCAAACTACCGACAGCGTGAAAAAAGCGCAACTTCATCATGAGATTTTGTGCTATTTATCCCATGATAATGATTAAAGTGATTTATAAATAATCAACCGCGACGATTGTTTTTCCTCTGCCCGCGCGTTTGGCATCATAAAGTGCCTTATCTGCGCTAATGAGTAATGAGGAAGTATCGTGCCGGGCACTGCTCACCTCGACCACCCCCGCGCTAAAGGAGAGGATCAGCGTCCGGCTGCCGACGTTAAGCGGCGTCCCGGCCAGCGCCTGGCGAAGCCGGGCAGAGAGCTGTACCGCCGCGCCGCTGCGGGTCTTCGGCAGCAGCAGTAAAAATTCCTCTCCGCCCACCCGCCCCAGCGCTGAGCCGGGCGGGATCAGCCCCCGCAGGCAGTCACAGAAGTGCACCAACGCGGCATCTCCCACCAGGTGCCCCCACTGGTCATTGATCTGTTTGAAGAAATCCAGGTCAAACATCAGCACCGAGAAGTGGCTGTCGGCCTCCTGCCGCTGGCTGGCCTCCAGGGCAGCGGCAATCTGCTGCAGGATGGCAAAGCGATTTAAGCAGCGGGTCAGATCGTCGGTCATGGCCTTCATCTCCAGCTGCCGCTCTGCTTTTTTGCGGGCGGTGATATCGAGCCCGATATTGAGAATTGAGCCGTCCGGCAGGGAGATGTTCGACCACAGGATGGTGAGCTGCATTCCGTCCCGCCGTACCGGATGCCATTCATACATATCGTTCAGCGGAGTGGTGTTAACCGACTCGTGCACCCGACGGCGCACCTCCGGGTCAGGATAAAACAGCGCCAGCGGATCGGCATAAGCGTTGATCTCCGCCATGGTCCAGCCAAATACCTTTTCGCATTCGGCATTCCACAATACGCAGCGGCTATTCCTGTCGAACGAATTCATCAGCACCGGTGCCCGTTCAAACAGCGTTTTGTACTGGGCGATCATCCGCTGCATCTCTTTGGCCGTGCGCTCCCGGGCGACGAGACCGGTGACAAAATCCTTCAGCTTTTCCACCAGGATAATCACCACCTCTTTCAGCACGGTGAGGGTGTTTTGCGGCTGCGTAAACCCCAGGAAGAAATAGCCCTGCTGATGCGGTGCCATTTTACACAGCACCCCGGACTGTAATTGCTGATGGCCCGGATGTCCGGGAGGAAATATCAGCGCACCCAAATTCTCTTTCCAGCCGATGACCCGCCATGAACGGCGATGGCGCTGCAATAACAGGCTGGCAAGAAACGCATTAATTTCCAGCGGATGGCAGGTTAATTTCCCGGCACTGACAAACTGCGGCTGACCCGTATCATCCTGCATCATCACCCAGCTCAGTTGAGCGTCAAAGGTATGATTAATCGTCTCCAGCAGAGACGTTAAGGTGGCATGGGATGATAACTTTGGCATTAATTTAGCTAATGCGTGCAGGGCCCGGGTACTGTCATTACTATTCTCTCGATTTACTTGCTTCATTGTTTATTCGCAGCTCATTAACGAGACAGAAATACCGCAACGAATTAATCAGGAATAAAGTGATAGTCAGTCAGCATAAATTAATACTGACGATCTTACAGGGATGCGTGTGTAAAAATAAAATGACAAATAATAATAACCAGCAAAAAGGTCAAGCCTGATTTATTTATTACGAACGGAGTAAGCAACCGGAAGAAGCATAAGCCATAGCCCTGAGGCTGTAAATATTGTACATCCGCTCCCGGCCTGTACATGTTTTCTTATCTCAATGAATTATCAGCAAAGTTATCGTAATTACACCGGTTAGCAGGCTAAATATATATTTTTGCTAACTATAACCGTTGTGACTACAGGGTTAATTCAGGCCATTTTTATGCATTTGCCCAGTGGCGAATAAAAGAACAAATGTGATATAGTTCACACATCTTATGTAACAAGAAACATTGTTTCATTGTTGTGAGTCTGAGCCTGCCGATAGCCAGTTTGCCACAGTGTGTGGGCAACGTCGCGCTTTACCCGGCGGCGGTTATCTTTGAGGATCCTATTATGGCAGCTATTACCACCGGTGTTGTGTTTGCACGCTGGGAGTTGTTGAGCGCGGTGCTGATGTTTCTGGCCAGCACGCTGAACATTCAGTTTCGTAAATCAGATTACACCGTGCTGGCGGTGGTGAGCACCTGTCTGGGTCTGGCGGCGGCATGCTGGTTCGCGACCGGCCTGCTGGGCATCACCCTGCTGGATGTAGCCGTTATCTGGAACAACGTTAAAGCGGTAATGGTTGAGGCGATGAGCCATACACCACCAGACTGGCCGATGATGTACACCTAGTGAATAAAAAAACCCAGACGATGTCTGGGTTTTTTGTGGTTGCGAAACGCAGGTTCTGTTATCAGAACGGGATGTCGTCGTCGAAATCCATTGGCGGTTCGTTAGACTGCGCCGGTGCAGACGGCTGCTGCGGACGGGACTGTGCGCCGCCGCTGAACTGGTTGCCGCCCTGTGGCTGCTGAGGCTGACCCCAACCGCCCTGCTGCTGGCCGCCACCTGCTGGTGCGCCACCGCCCTGACGGCCACCCAGCATCTGCATGGTGCCGCCGACGTTAACCACCACTTCGGTGGTGTATTTTTCTGCGCCGGACTGATCGGTCCATTTGCGGGTACGCAGCTGGCCTTCGATATAGACCTGGGAGCCTTTACGCAGATATTCACCGGCCACTTCAGCCAGTTTGCCAAACAGCACAACGCGGTGCCATTCGGTCTGCTCTTTCATCTCACCGGTCGCTTTATCGCGCCAGGATTCGGACGTCGCCAGCGTAATGTTGGCCACTGCACCACCACTCGGCATATAGCGTACTTCCGGGTCCTGGCCCAGATTACCGACGAGAATCACCTTGTTTACGCCTCTGCTGGCCATGATCGTGTCTCCTGAAAACGTGTCTGAAAATAGTGTAAGCGCGCGAGTGTACCATTTCCACGTGGTCTTCCGATAGTTTCGAAGCATCTTCCAGAGTTCTCACGAGGGTTACATTGTTGCACAAGTAATCAGAATTTGCATTCCAATACTGTATATCCAGCCAGGTCAATTTGTGTCATAATTAATCGTTTCTGCCGGTTGTCCTTCAAACAAACCAGGCATTCCGTGTATCTACCTACCGGGAAAGGTGAATGGATAAGATAGAAGTTCGGGGCGCGCGCACCCACAATCTCAAGAATATCAACCTCGTTATCCCTCGCGACAAACTGATCGTCGTGACCGGGCTTTCAGGCTCAGGCAAATCTTCACTGGCTTTCGACACCCTGTATGCCGAAGGGCAGCGTCGTTACGTTGAGTCTCTCTCTGCCTATGCGCGTCAGTTCCTGTCGCTGATGGAAAAGCCTGACGTCGACCATATCGAAGGGCTGTCGCCTGCCATCTCTATTGAGCAGAAGTCGACCTCCCACAACCCGCGTTCCACCGTCGGGACCATCACCGAAATCCATGACTACCTGCGTCTGCTGTATGCCCGCGTGGGCGAGCCACGCTGCCCGGATCACGATGTTCCGCTGGCGGCCCAGACCGTCAGCCAGATGGTGGATAACGTGCTGGCCCAGCCGGAAGGCAGACGCCTGATGCTGCTGGCCCCTATCATTAAAGAGCGTAAAGGCGAGCACACCAAAACGCTGGAGAACCTGGCCAGCCAGGGCTATATCCGCGCCCGTATTGACGGGGAAGTGTGCGATCTCTCCGATCCGCCAAAGCTGGAGCTGCAGAAGAAACACACTATCGAGGTGGTGATCGACCGCTTTAAGGTGCGTGACGATTTGACCCAGCGCCTCGCCGAGTCGTTCGAAACCGCGCTGGATCTCTCCGGCGGTACGGCGGTGGTGGCCGATATGGACGATCCGCAGGCGGAAGAGCTGCTCTTCTCTGCCAACTTCGCCTGCCCGGTTTGTGGCTACAGTATGCGCGAGCTGGAACCGCGTCTGTTCTCGTTCAACAACCCGGCGGGTGCCTGCCCGACCTGTGACGGTCTTGGCGTGCAGCAGTATTTCGATCCTGACCGGGTGATCCAGAACCCGGAGCTGTCGCTGGCGGGCGGCGCGATCCGCGGCTGGGATAAGCGTAACTTCTACTATTTCCAGATGCTGAAGTCGCTGGCTGAACACTACAAGTTCGACGTCGAAGCGCCGTGGGGCAGCCTCAGCCCAACCGTGCACAAAGTGATCCTGTTCGGCTCGGCGAAAGAGAACATCGAGTTTAAATACATGAACGATCGCGGCGATACCTCGGTGCGCCGTCATCCGTTCGAAGGCGTGCTGCACAACATGGAGCGCCGTTACAAAGAGACGGAATCCAGTGCGGTACGTGAAGAGCTGGCGAAGTTTATCAGCAACCGCTCCTGCGCCACCTGTGACGGGACTCGTCTGCGCCGCGAAGCGCGCCACGTGTATGTTGAAAACACGCCGCTGCCGACCATCTCAGACATGAGCATCGGCCATGCGATGGACTTCTTCACCAACCTGAAGCTCTCCGGCCAGCGCGCGCAAATCGCTGAGAAAGTGCTGAAAGAGATCGGCGATCGCCTCAAGTTCCTGGTCAACGTCGGTCTGAACTACCTGACCCTCTCCCGCTCGGCAGAGACCCTGTCCGGCGGTGAAGCCCAGCGTATCCGTCTGGCGAGCCAGATTGGCGCGGGCCTGGTCGGCGTCATGTACGTGCTGGATGAGCCGTCCATCGGCCTGCACCAGCGCGACAACGAACGTCTGCTCGGGACGCTGATCCACCTGCGTAACCTCGGCAATACGGTGATTGTGGTTGAGCACGATGAAGACGCCATCCGCGCCGCCGACCATGTGATCGACATCGGCCCGGGGGCTGGCGTGCACGGTGGTCAGGTGGTGGCGGAAGGGCCTCTGGACGCCATTATGGCGGTACCGGAGTCCCTGACCGGCCAGTACATGAGCGGCAAGCGCAAGATTGAAGTGCCGAAACAGCGCGTGCCCGCCGACCCGGAAAAAGTGCTGAAGCTGACCGGTGCCCGTGGCAACAACCTGAAAGACGTGACCCTGACCCTGCCGGTCGGCCTGTTCACCTGTATCACCGGTGTCTCGGGTTCCGGTAAATCAACGCTGATCAACGACACCCTGTTCCCGATTGCGCAGACGGCGCTCAACGGCGCAACCCTCGCTGAACCGGCACCATACCGCGATATCCACGGTCTGGAGCACTTCGACAAGGTGATCGATATCGACCAGAGCCCGATCGGTCGTACGCCGCGCTCTAACCCGGCCACCTATACCGGCGTCTTTACGCCTGTACGTGAACTCTTTGCCGGCGTGCCGGAATCGCGTTCCCGCGGCTATACGCCAGGACGTTTCAGCTTTAACGTTCGCGGCGGTCGCTGTGAAGCCTGTCAGGGTGATGGGGTGATCAAGGTTGAGATGCACTTCCTGCCGGATATCTACGTGCCGTGCGACCAGTGCAAAGGCAAACGCTATAACCGCGAAACGCTGGAGATTAAGTACAAAGGCAAAACCATCCACGAAGTGCTGGATATGACCATCGAAGAGGCGCGTGAGTTCTTTGATGCGGTTCCGGCGCTGGCGCGTAAGCTCCAGACCCTGATGGATGTCGGTCTGACCTACATTCGTCTGGGCCAGTCAGCGACCACCCTGTCGGGCGGGGAAGCGCAGCGCGTCAAACTGGCGCGTGAGCTCTCCAAACGCGGTACCGGGCAGACGCTGTACATTCTGGATGAGCCGACCACCGGTCTGCACTTTGCCGATATCCAGCAGCTACTCGAGGTGCTGCACCAGCTGCGCGATCAGGGCAACACCATCGTGGTGATTGAGCACAACCTGGACGTGATTAAAACCGCGGACTGGATTGTCGATCTGGGCCCGGAAGGCGGCAGCGGCGGCGGCGAAATTCTGGTTTCCGGCACTCCGGAAACCGTCGCGGAGTGCGAAGCCTCGCACACGGCCCGCTTCCTTAAACCACTTCTGCAGTAGTCAGACTGACAGCTGCTGCCGGGTCATCTCCGGCAGCAGTTCCACCGCCTGCTTGTACGAGGCATCCACCAGGTAGTAAATCTGCGAATCCGGTATCGACCCATCGAGATAGACTGTACTCCAGTGCGCTTTATTCAGGTGCTTGCTGGGACGCACGTCGGTGTGCTGCTGGCGCAGCAGATCCGCCAGTTCCGGGCTGGTTTTTAGCGAGGCCGCCGGACGCCCCTCCACATCTTTCACCATCGCAAACAGCACGTCTGCGACTTTAATCTGGGTTGCCTTCCAGTCACTGTGCACACTCTGCTCCGCACCCGGCTTATTCATGCAGTACTGAAGTATCTCCGAAATTGTCATCATTACTCCCCTTGTAGCGTAGCGATAATTTTGCGCGAACCGCCATGGATACGATGTGCTCCCGGCCAGATCCCCCCGCCAGGTGCCGAGCTGCGCGCGGCTATGTTTCACCGGCAGCTCCGTTTCCTTCTAAGTGTGCAGCAATACGACGAAAGGTAAAACCCGTAGCGGGTAAATCTGCTTAAAAAAGCGTCTTTTCTGCCCGGCTACTCAATATTCTGAATTGACGATCACCTCTTCACCAAAGGCCCCCGCCTGTGGCAGCGGTTTGTAAGTCGAGTTGGAGGCGCGCAGCACCCGAATGCCTCTGGCCCCCGCCTCGCGGGCCGCGGTGATGTCGCTGTCGGCATCGCCGTAGTAAATCTTGACCTGTTTCTGCTCCATCCACTGGGCTTTATTGTTAGTGCCCGCTTTCTCACCGGCAAAAATAACCGGGTTCATGGCCGCGGCGGGGATCAGAAAGGCGTTCTGCAATGCCTGGGTAACGGTTTCGGTTTTCGTGGGATGACGCCCGGTAATAAACCAGATCCGGTCGCCGCGCTTAACGTGCATGGCAATCAGCGCGCGGGCCACCTCTTTCGGTATGCTGAACTCATCCCAGCCGTTGTTCATCTGCTGCCAGAAGGCCGGGTTTTTCAGGTAGTCATCGCTGTCCGGTGACCAGGTCTTTTTCCCCCGCCAGAAGCCCGGACTGGAGAACAGCACGGTGTCATCAATATCAAAGCCTACCGACATGGGCGGGCGGCCTATCAGGCTGTTTTCAATCTGGGCAACGGAGACCCAGTGGATTGGTGCCTGCTCGGCCAGTCTGGCGGTGTTGGTGCCGGTATATAACGACGGAGGTGATGAGGGGCGCGCCGCCACCGGGTGGCTAAGCGAGAGCAACAAGCAGACAGCGCTGAGCGCCAGTGTGATTTTGCGCATTTTTTCCCCTGAATATTCAAACCGTTATTTTTTATTTTGAGCGGATGGTCAAAAACCACCTCGAAAATAACCGTAGCGGCAGGGGAAGGAAAGGGAATTTTTTATCCAATCCACAATAAAAGGAGGGGTATCACAACGCGGGGCTTTACCCATTCCGGCCCCCTTCGCTAACCGAAGGAGGCCGTGAGTAAGTGCTTACATCACAGCGGAAAAGGCCTGCGCCACGCGCTGAACGTTGCTGCTGTTCAGGCCTGCGACGCACATACGTCCGCTGGCAATCAGGTAGACGCCGAACTCATCACGCAGGCGATCCACCTGCTGCGCGCTGAAGCCGGTGTAGCTGAACATGCCGCGCTGCTGCAACAGATAGTCGAAGTTGTGCCCAGGCACCGCCTCTTTCAGCACGTCGACCAGCGTCTGACGCATGGACAGGATACGGGTGCGCATCGCTTCCACTTCCGCCAGCCACTCGGCTTTGAGTTCGTCATCGCCCAGAACGGTCGCCACCACCTGCGCACCAAAGTTCGGTGGGCTGGAGTAGATACGGCGCACGGTGGCTTTCAGCTGGCCCAGCACGCGTCCGGCAGCATCCTGATCTTCACAGACCACCGACAGGCCGCCGACACGCTCGCCATACAGCGAGAAGATTTTGGAGAAGGAGTTGCTGACCAGCGCCGGCAGGCCTGCGCTGGCGATGGCGCGAATGGCGTAGGCATCCTCTTCCATCCCGGCACCAAAGCCCTGATAGGCAATATCGAGGAACGGAATCAGGTTGCGGGCCTTCAGCACTTCAATTACCGCATCCCACTGATCGTTGGTCAGATCGGCCCCGGTCGGGTTATGGCAGCATGGATGCAGCAGCACGATGCTGCGTTCCGGCAGGGTGCTCAGTTTTTCCAGCAACGCGCCAACGCGCACGCCGTTGGTCTGGTCGTCGAACCACGGGTAGGTTTTCACCGTAAAGCCCGCGCCTTCAAAGATGGCGACGTGGTTTTCCCAGGTCGGGTCGCTGACCCAGACCCCGGATTCCGGAAAATACTTGTGCAGGAAGTCGGCACCGACTTTCAGCGCCCCTGAGCCGCCAAGGGTCTGGATGGTGGCAACACGCTTTTCCGCCAGCACCGGATGGTCTGCGCCAAACAGCAGCGGAGCAATGGTGTGGCGATAGCTGTTCAGCCCTTCCATCGGCAGATAGAGCGACGCGCCGTGCGGCGTAGCATTGAGACGCGCTTCGGCTTTCGCTACGGCCTGCAGTTGGGGAATGATGCCCGCTTCGTTGTAATACAGACCGATACTGAGGTTAACTTTATCGCCCCGGGGATCGTCTTTGAAACGCTCCATTAAGGAGAGGATGGGGTCGCCAGCATAGGCGTCGACTTTCTGGAACACGCGATGGTTCTCCGGATAATAATGAGGCAGGGAATTCAACAATAAACCGGAAGCGGCAGAAGATCGAGAGGATGTTAAGGAAGATGGGGGGTGGGCGACGGAACCTGCTTTACTCCCTCTCCCTGGAGGGAGAGGGAAAGTCGATATCAATCGAGGTAGTGCATCGCCACCCGTGACGTCAGGCGCGTGATAAGTTCGTAAGCACTCACTTTTGTGATTTCTGCGATCCGTTCTACGGGTAAACCTTCACCCCACAGGGTCACGGGATCCCCCGCTTTCTCTTGCGCCTCTGGGCCCAGGTCAACACAGATCATGTCCATCGCCACGCATCCGACGATAGCCACTTCGCGGCCGTTCACCAGCACCGGGGTGCCGGACGGCGCAGCGCGCGGGTAGCCGTCGCCATAGCCCATCGCCACGACGCCCAGACGGGTATCGCGCTCGCTCACCCAGGTGCCGCCGTAGCCCACCGGCTCACCGGCTTTGTGCTCGCGCACCGCAATCAGGCTGGAAGTGAGCGACATCACCGGCTGAAAACCGAAATCCGGCCCCCAGGGTTTGCCTTCCAGCGGCGAAACGCCGTACAGAATAATGCCCGGACGCGCCCAGTCGAAGTGGGACTGTGGCCACAGCAGAATACCGCCGGAGGCCGCGATCGAGCGCATCCCCGGCTTGCCTTCGCAGAAAGTGTTGAAGATGTCGAGCTGCTGTTCGGTGGCACCACACTCAGGCTCGTCGGCCCGGGCGAAATGGCTGACGATATTAACCGGCTGGCGGACGTTCTGGCACTGGCTTAAGCGCTGATAAAAGGCCTCCGCCTGCTCCGGACGCACGCCCAGGCGGTGCATGCCGGTGTCGAGTTTCATCCACACGGTAACGGGCTCGCTGAGCACCGCGTTTTCCAGCGCCTCGAGCTGCTCCAGGTTATGCACTGCGGTATGCAGCCGTTTTGCAGCGATGGTTGGCAGGTCGG
Proteins encoded in this region:
- the tyrB gene encoding aromatic amino acid transaminase — its product is MFQKVDAYAGDPILSLMERFKDDPRGDKVNLSIGLYYNEAGIIPQLQAVAKAEARLNATPHGASLYLPMEGLNSYRHTIAPLLFGADHPVLAEKRVATIQTLGGSGALKVGADFLHKYFPESGVWVSDPTWENHVAIFEGAGFTVKTYPWFDDQTNGVRVGALLEKLSTLPERSIVLLHPCCHNPTGADLTNDQWDAVIEVLKARNLIPFLDIAYQGFGAGMEEDAYAIRAIASAGLPALVSNSFSKIFSLYGERVGGLSVVCEDQDAAGRVLGQLKATVRRIYSSPPNFGAQVVATVLGDDELKAEWLAEVEAMRTRILSMRQTLVDVLKEAVPGHNFDYLLQQRGMFSYTGFSAQQVDRLRDEFGVYLIASGRMCVAGLNSSNVQRVAQAFSAVM
- the aphA gene encoding acid phosphatase AphA, producing the protein MRKITLALSAVCLLLSLSHPVAARPSSPPSLYTGTNTARLAEQAPIHWVSVAQIENSLIGRPPMSVGFDIDDTVLFSSPGFWRGKKTWSPDSDDYLKNPAFWQQMNNGWDEFSIPKEVARALIAMHVKRGDRIWFITGRHPTKTETVTQALQNAFLIPAAAMNPVIFAGEKAGTNNKAQWMEQKQVKIYYGDADSDITAAREAGARGIRVLRASNSTYKPLPQAGAFGEEVIVNSEY
- a CDS encoding MmcQ/YjbR family DNA-binding protein → MTISEILQYCMNKPGAEQSVHSDWKATQIKVADVLFAMVKDVEGRPAASLKTSPELADLLRQQHTDVRPSKHLNKAHWSTVYLDGSIPDSQIYYLVDASYKQAVELLPEMTRQQLSV
- the uvrA gene encoding excinuclease ABC subunit UvrA — encoded protein: MDKIEVRGARTHNLKNINLVIPRDKLIVVTGLSGSGKSSLAFDTLYAEGQRRYVESLSAYARQFLSLMEKPDVDHIEGLSPAISIEQKSTSHNPRSTVGTITEIHDYLRLLYARVGEPRCPDHDVPLAAQTVSQMVDNVLAQPEGRRLMLLAPIIKERKGEHTKTLENLASQGYIRARIDGEVCDLSDPPKLELQKKHTIEVVIDRFKVRDDLTQRLAESFETALDLSGGTAVVADMDDPQAEELLFSANFACPVCGYSMRELEPRLFSFNNPAGACPTCDGLGVQQYFDPDRVIQNPELSLAGGAIRGWDKRNFYYFQMLKSLAEHYKFDVEAPWGSLSPTVHKVILFGSAKENIEFKYMNDRGDTSVRRHPFEGVLHNMERRYKETESSAVREELAKFISNRSCATCDGTRLRREARHVYVENTPLPTISDMSIGHAMDFFTNLKLSGQRAQIAEKVLKEIGDRLKFLVNVGLNYLTLSRSAETLSGGEAQRIRLASQIGAGLVGVMYVLDEPSIGLHQRDNERLLGTLIHLRNLGNTVIVVEHDEDAIRAADHVIDIGPGAGVHGGQVVAEGPLDAIMAVPESLTGQYMSGKRKIEVPKQRVPADPEKVLKLTGARGNNLKDVTLTLPVGLFTCITGVSGSGKSTLINDTLFPIAQTALNGATLAEPAPYRDIHGLEHFDKVIDIDQSPIGRTPRSNPATYTGVFTPVRELFAGVPESRSRGYTPGRFSFNVRGGRCEACQGDGVIKVEMHFLPDIYVPCDQCKGKRYNRETLEIKYKGKTIHEVLDMTIEEAREFFDAVPALARKLQTLMDVGLTYIRLGQSATTLSGGEAQRVKLARELSKRGTGQTLYILDEPTTGLHFADIQQLLEVLHQLRDQGNTIVVIEHNLDVIKTADWIVDLGPEGGSGGGEILVSGTPETVAECEASHTARFLKPLLQ
- the alr gene encoding alanine racemase, producing MQAATVVINRRALRHNLQRLRELAPASKLVAVVKANAYGHGLIETARTLPDADAFGVARLEEALRLREGGITQPILLLEGFFNAADLPTIAAKRLHTAVHNLEQLEALENAVLSEPVTVWMKLDTGMHRLGVRPEQAEAFYQRLSQCQNVRQPVNIVSHFARADEPECGATEQQLDIFNTFCEGKPGMRSIAASGGILLWPQSHFDWARPGIILYGVSPLEGKPWGPDFGFQPVMSLTSSLIAVREHKAGEPVGYGGTWVSERDTRLGVVAMGYGDGYPRAAPSGTPVLVNGREVAIVGCVAMDMICVDLGPEAQEKAGDPVTLWGEGLPVERIAEITKVSAYELITRLTSRVAMHYLD